GAATGGTGCATGACGCAGCTCAACAGACCCCATCAACATGTAGTAAAGGGCAAGGAAGATTGGCATCTGGATCAGCAGAGGTAAACAGCCACCCAGCGGGTTAACTTTTTCTGCTTTATACATCGCCATCATTTCTTGGCTCATACGCTGTTTGTCATCACCAATACGTTCACGCATTGCAGCCAGTTTAGGTTGCAGTAAACGCATTTTCGCCATTGAAGTGTACTGTGCTTTAGTCAGCGGGTACATGATACCGCGGACAATAAAGGTAATAACAATGATAGCAATACCCCAGTTACCGACAAAACCGTGAATGAATTTCAGCAGTTTGAACAGTGGCTGAGAGATAAACCATAACCAACCATAATCAACGGTTAAATCTAAGTGTGGAGCAACATCCGCCATTTCTGACTGGATTTCAGGACCAATCCACAATGTCGATGAATATGTACCCGCACCGTTTGCAGCAATGGTCACAGGCTCACTCTTATAACCAATGATTGCAGCGGTTTTATCAAGGTCGATGGTATAGAAAGTGCTTTTTTCGCTACTTGCAGGAACCCATGCCGTCGCGAAATACTGTTGCAGCATCGCTACCCAGCCACCTTTAGTGGTAATGCTGAGGTTTTTATCTTCAATATCGCTAAAACTATATTTTTTATAGTTAGTTTCATCAGAAGAATAAGCCGCACCACGATAAGTATGTAATGCAAAGTTGCTGCTACCCGTATCACGCTCTTTTGGTAATTGAATAGTCTGTTTCAACTGACCAAAGAAAGCGAGGTTCAAAGCTTGTGCTGTTGGGTTTTGAATATTGTATTCAACATCAACAGTGTAATGGCCGCGTTTTAAGACATAGGTTTTTTGATAAACCACACCGTCTTTATCGGTGAATGTCATTGGAACACGTAGCTCATCTTGGCCATCCTGTAATACAAAGCTAGATTCAGCCGTATTATAAACAGGACGTTGACCATTGTTATTCGCTGGGTTATCAGGGCCATGTTGGCCAATCAGACCACTTTGTGCCTGATAGAGAAAACCTGGTGTAGTTTCTAGTAAGCGGAAAGGATCTTCCGAATGAAGGGTCGCAGGATAGGCTAACAAGTCAGCCTCATCGATATCACCACCACGTGTATTGATGCGTAAATCTAACACATCTGTTTTCACTGTGATCAGCTTACCTTGCCCACTGCTCG
This portion of the Providencia manganoxydans genome encodes:
- the yidC gene encoding membrane protein insertase YidC, which gives rise to MDSQRNLLLIALLFVSFLVWQAWESDKVTQDVKTVQTTQQTDMPSSDSQTVTSSGQGKLITVKTDVLDLRINTRGGDIDEADLLAYPATLHSEDPFRLLETTPGFLYQAQSGLIGQHGPDNPANNNGQRPVYNTAESSFVLQDGQDELRVPMTFTDKDGVVYQKTYVLKRGHYTVDVEYNIQNPTAQALNLAFFGQLKQTIQLPKERDTGSSNFALHTYRGAAYSSDETNYKKYSFSDIEDKNLSITTKGGWVAMLQQYFATAWVPASSEKSTFYTIDLDKTAAIIGYKSEPVTIAANGAGTYSSTLWIGPEIQSEMADVAPHLDLTVDYGWLWFISQPLFKLLKFIHGFVGNWGIAIIVITFIVRGIMYPLTKAQYTSMAKMRLLQPKLAAMRERIGDDKQRMSQEMMAMYKAEKVNPLGGCLPLLIQMPIFLALYYMLMGSVELRHAPFFGWIQDLSAQDPYYILPVLMGVTMFVIQKMSPTAVTDPMQQKIMTYMPVVFTIFFLWFPSGLVLYYIVSNLVTIIQQQIIYRGLEKRGLHSRDKKEKK